A stretch of Episyrphus balteatus chromosome 2, idEpiBalt1.1, whole genome shotgun sequence DNA encodes these proteins:
- the LOC129909841 gene encoding 27 kDa hemolymph protein gives MAIKLENNLLLPIFLISLAILGTTVIATDSSQPVNLDELKSQIPPELTNGNLTDKAKNLFKDKCRKVAGNDTGDDAFASLEQGIATAIECVTEIVNMTAIQMEIESARPTGDLDVVFNKYCKKRPDAMGCLRNLVQKFEPCLEQDERNNTDVLMGIFESLLNFVCHKGGDQIALFIAERGPECLESKKEAIQRCMNNTFGDYVPKENIENMETLPKFIIGPKQCDDIQKLSDCVTSELEKCDEITPANIIESMFRFIKNETICRNELSTAHQKSNMSSSASSLSSILSGMMAVALLTIAISTQRRT, from the coding sequence atggCCATTAAACTTGAGAACAATCTACTACTGCCCATCTTTTTAATATCCCTGGCAATCCTTGGCACCACTGTAATTGCCACAGACTCTAGCCAACCCGTTAATCTCGATGAACTCAAGTCCCAAATTCCCCCCGAATTAACCAATGGCAATCTAACAGACAAAGCAAAGAATCTGTTCAAGGACAAGTGTCGCAAAGTTGCTGGCAACGACACCGGAGACGACGCCTTTGCTAGCCTCGAACAAGGCATTGCCACTGCCATCGAATGCGTCACAGAAATCGTCAATATGACTGCAATTCAAATGGAAATTGAAAGTGCCCGTCCAACTGGCGATTTGGATGTGGTCTttaataaatattgtaaaaaacgtCCCGATGCAATGGGTTGTCTTCgtaatttggttcaaaaattcgAACCATGTTTGGAACAAGACGAACGTAATAACACTGATGTTTTGATGGGTATATTTGAATCCCTTTTGAACTTTGTTTGCCACAAAGGTGGCGATCAGATTGCTCTTTTTATCGCCGAACGTGGACCTGAATGTTTAGAgtcgaaaaaggaagctattCAACGTTGTATGAATAACACTTTTGGGGATTATGTTCCTAAAGAGAATATTGAAAATATGGAAACTTTGCCAAAGTTTATAATTGGACCAAAACAATGCGATGACATTCAGAAGCTTTCTGACTGTGTTACCAGTGAGTTGGAGAAATGCGACGAAATTACACCAGCCAATATAATTGAGTCGATGTttcgttttattaaaaatgagaCAATTTGTCGGAATGAACTTTCGACTGCTCATCAGAAATCGAATATGTCATCGTCGGCTTCGTCGTTGTCGTCAATTCTGTCCGGAATGATGGCTGTTGCATTGCTCACAATTGCCATTAGCACACAACGACGAACATAG